GCGCGGGCCGCGGCCAGGGCCGCGAGGCCGATCGCCGGCACGTCCGCGAAGCCGGTCACGTAGGCCCGGGCGATGCGGTCCCGGTCGGCGGCCTCCGCCATCGCGTCCAGGAGCGAGCCGGGCGCCGCGGCGGAGACGTCGTGCCGGCCGGCGCGGCCGAGCCCGCCGGGATTGGCGAGGCGGATCGCCGCGAAGACCGCCTCCGAATCCGCGCGGTCGAGGTTGCCGAGCACCGACGCGACGGTCTGGCCCCGCTCGGCGGCGGCGGCCAGCGGGGCGCAGAGGAGGAGAATGCCGAGATTGGTGTTCTGGCCCACCGCCGCCATCGTGGCGGCGACGCCGCCGCGGATCCGGGCGCCGACATGCGCGCCCTGTTCGGCAAGGGCGCCCGCTGAGACGTCGGCGCTCGTGACGAAATCCGCCACCTCCATGCGGTGGCCGGCCGCGTAGGCGTGGACGTTGCCGGGCTTGAGGGCGTCGAGCTCGGCGAGGCAGGCGGCCCGGTAGAGCGTGCCGATCAGCGCTGGGTCGAGCCCGGTCATGCCACCACGAGCCGGGGGCGGCTGGCGCCGCGGGTCGCGGCGAGGAAGCCGCGCAC
This window of the Methylobacterium tardum genome carries:
- a CDS encoding triphosphoribosyl-dephospho-CoA synthase — encoded protein: MTGLDPALIGTLYRAACLAELDALKPGNVHAYAAGHRMEVADFVTSADVSAGALAEQGAHVGARIRGGVAATMAAVGQNTNLGILLLCAPLAAAAERGQTVASVLGNLDRADSEAVFAAIRLANPGGLGRAGRHDVSAAAPGSLLDAMAEAADRDRIARAYVTGFADVPAIGLAALAAARAEGLDPAWCTTAIHLAYLCAVPDSHIARKHGPASAEGVRREAEAALAGLDLAGRPVDALLALDASLKARGLNPGTSADFTVATLFWDALAAAGAALA